A genomic window from Tolypothrix sp. PCC 7910 includes:
- a CDS encoding hybrid sensor histidine kinase/response regulator produces the protein MNSQNSRSDKILVVDDSPDNVFLIKTILEEEGYTVSTAENGASALAQLEASPCDLVLLDLMMPGMDGYEVTRRIRGNAAMQQYIPILLITAHDAPNVAKGLDLGADDFIRKPVTVDELLARVRSLLRLKHSIDERDEIARQREDFVSRLTHDLRTPLVAADRVLMLFQEGALGALSPQMQEVITIMARSNTNLLSMVNTLLEVYRFEAGRKTLAFLPVNIQQLLEEVVGELTPLAQAKTLALNLAVAEELTTNTVMGDRLELHRLFTNLIGNAIKFTASGSVNIRLSSTTESSQNFDVDAAENSTISGYLIVEVEDTGPGISAEDQASLFERFRQGSHKTSGSGLGLYLSRRIVEAHQGNILVKSELGNGSLFMVMLPIKK, from the coding sequence ATGAACTCACAGAATTCTCGGTCTGACAAAATTTTGGTTGTAGATGATTCTCCAGATAATGTGTTTTTAATCAAGACTATTTTGGAGGAAGAAGGCTACACCGTTAGCACAGCAGAAAATGGTGCTTCGGCTTTAGCGCAACTAGAAGCATCTCCCTGTGACTTGGTATTGTTGGATCTTATGATGCCAGGAATGGATGGTTACGAAGTTACTCGGCGGATTCGTGGTAATGCTGCTATGCAGCAATATATCCCCATACTGCTGATTACTGCTCACGATGCGCCGAATGTAGCTAAAGGATTAGATTTAGGTGCTGATGATTTTATCCGTAAGCCTGTAACAGTAGACGAATTGCTAGCGCGGGTGCGATCGCTCTTACGCTTAAAACATAGTATCGATGAACGCGATGAAATTGCACGCCAGCGCGAAGATTTTGTCTCCCGTCTCACCCACGACTTACGCACCCCCCTAGTAGCAGCCGATCGCGTCCTCATGCTGTTTCAGGAAGGTGCTTTGGGAGCCTTATCTCCGCAAATGCAGGAGGTAATCACCATCATGGCGCGCAGCAACACCAACCTGCTTTCGATGGTTAATACTCTATTGGAAGTGTACCGTTTTGAAGCTGGTCGCAAAACCTTGGCGTTTTTACCAGTAAATATTCAGCAGTTATTAGAGGAAGTAGTGGGAGAATTAACACCCTTAGCTCAAGCCAAAACACTAGCCCTAAATTTGGCTGTTGCTGAAGAGTTAACTACTAATACAGTTATGGGCGATCGCCTGGAATTGCATCGTCTATTTACTAATCTCATAGGTAATGCTATTAAATTTACCGCTTCTGGTTCAGTAAATATTCGTCTTAGCTCAACGACTGAAAGCAGTCAAAACTTTGATGTCGATGCTGCGGAAAATTCAACAATTAGTGGCTACCTAATTGTTGAGGTAGAAGACACAGGCCCCGGTATTTCTGCTGAAGACCAAGCCAGTTTATTTGAACGATTTCGCCAAGGAAGTCACAAAACTTCTGGTAGTGGTTTAGGACTATACCTTTCGCGGCGAATTGTTGAGGCTCATCAAGGTAATATTTTAGTTAAATCTGAATTGGGTAATGGTAGTTTATTCATGGTCATGCTACCTATAAAAAAGTAA